A section of the Nerophis ophidion isolate RoL-2023_Sa linkage group LG16, RoL_Noph_v1.0, whole genome shotgun sequence genome encodes:
- the LOC133535368 gene encoding class E basic helix-loop-helix protein 40-like, with protein sequence MERIPSGQPPPLSKHHSDLPDMHSMDFPMYAYKPRRGMKRGEESKDTYKLPHRLIEKKRRDRINECIAQLKDLLPEHLKLTTLGHLEKAVVLELTLKHVKTLSTLLEQQQQKILALQSGMDIEQPLVGQEKSEEMFRSGFHMCAKEILQYLASRESNGDFASSHVINHLHKLAADVLQQSPKRPRSPTSPSPQETPAYSQHQTYKEAPASSPPKPSEGYGRVPVIQRAHASLSSEQSGSDTDTDSGYGGELEKNECGAPQRRPDYYGQEGKLMKRGAERQSSGVKREDDEPRHKRARAESSEDELLSGGESSSSSSGYGSYMSVSPNHPPPPPHPLCMPFYLIPPSAAAYLPMLEKCWYPGSLPMMYTGIGGSASAALDDRPPPSAASPRGSSPAPAVIQTPMDSPALLQALKQVPPLNLETKD encoded by the exons ATGGAGCGAATTCCAAGCGGGCAACCTCCTCCACTGTCCAAACATCACAGCGACCTACCGGACATGCACAG catGGACTTCCCCATGTACGCGTACAAACCCCGGCGTGGAATGAAACGAGGCGAGGAAAGCAag gatacGTACAAGCTTCCTCATCGGCTCATCGAGAAGAAAAGACGAGATCGGATAAACGAGTGCATCGCTCAATTGAAGGATTTACTTCCCGAACACCTCAAACTTACA ACTTTGGGTCATCTGGAGAAGGCGGTGGTTTTGGAGCTCACGCTGAAGCACGTGAAGACGCTCAGCACGCTGctggagcagcagcagcagaagaTCCTGGCCCTGCAGAGCGGCATGGATATCG AGCAGCCTCTGGTCGGACAGGAGAAGTCCGAGGAGATGTTCCGCTCCGGCTTCCACATGTGCGCCAAGGAGATCCTCCAGTATCTTGCAAGTCGCGAGAGTAACGGCGATTTTGCGTCGTCCCACGTCATCAACCACCTTCATAAGTTGGCCGCCGATGTGCTCCAACAGAGTCCAAAGCGCCCCCGTTCACCCACCAGCCCTTCACCCCAGGAGACCCCCGCTTACAGCCAGCACCAAACCTACAAGGAGGCGCCCGCCAGCTCGCCACCGAAACCCAGCGAGGGCTACGGGAGGGTACCCGTCATCCAGCGGGCGCACGCTTCTCTGAGCAGCGAGCAGAGCGGCAGCGACACGGATACGGACAGCGGCTATGGTGGCGAGCTGGAGAAGAACGAGTGCGGCGCCCCTCAGAGGCGGCCGGACTACTACGGCCAGGAGGGCAAGCTAATGAAGCGCGGCGCTGAGAGGCAGAGCTCCGGCGTCAAGCGGGAAGACGACGAGCCGCGGCACAAGCGAGCCCGGGCGGAGTCGTCCGAGGACGAGCTGCTCTCGGGCGGCGAGTCGTCCTCCTCCTCCAGCGGCTACGGCAGCTACATGAGCGTGTCCCCCAACCATCCGCCACCGCCCCCGCATCCCCTCTGCATGCCATTTTACCTCATCCCGCCCTCCGCCGCCGCCTACCTGCCCATGCTGGAGAAATGCTGGTACCCCGGGAGCTTGCCCATGATGTACACGGGCATCGGGGGCTCCGCCAGCGCCGCCCTTGACGACAGGCCGCccccatcagctgcctctcccaGGGGAAGCTCTCCAGCCCCGGCCGTAATCCAGACGCCCATGGACTCCCCCGCCCTCCTTCAGGCGCTCAAACAGGTACCGCCCCTCAACCTGGAGACCAAAGACTAA